The segment CATCTAAATAGGGTGGAATCTCTGGGCAGGCTTGCTGCTACCATTGCCCATGATTTCAACAATATCCTTACACCTATTATTTCTTATTCGGATATGGGGGTGGAAAGTACAGAAGAAGGGTCAGTAGCAAATGAATACTTCCGTCAGATCAGAAATGCTGCGGATAAGGCTGCCTCCCTTACGAGACAGATATTGGCAGTTGGTAGAAAACAGATACTTGCATTTAAAAAAGTTGATATAAAAAACTTTTTCAGCGAAATTCATAACATGTTGCATAGACTTGTCAGGGAAGATATAGAGTTTAAAATAAATATATCAGATAAGAGCCTAATAGCAAATATCGACACAGGGCAGATTAGTCAGGTTTTGATAAATATGATAGTAAATGCAGTAGATGCTGTGAAAAATAGTGAAGTCAAAAAGATCATAATAGATGTTGATAATTGTTCTATATCCAAAAGAATGGTGGAAGAGAAATTTATAGATCTGCAACCTGGGGAATATATCTTGATTGAAATATCTGATACTGGGTGTGGTATCCCAAAAGAAGATCTGAAAAAGATTTTTGAGCCGTTTTATACTACAAAACTCGACTCCGGAGGGTCTGGCTTAGGGCTTGCAATATCTTTTGGGATAATAAAGCAACATAAGGGTGATTTAGCGGTTTACAGTGAAGTGGGAAAAGGTACTACTTTCAAAATATATATCCCCGCAGAGCAAGGAAAAATCGATCTGGAAGAAAATGAAAAGAAATATGATGATATAGGTAAATTAGATTTAGATGTGATGCTGGTGGAGGATAATAAGTTTGTATCGGATTCAATTTCTAAAGGGCTCCAGAGATTTGGCTGTAGAGTTGTTACGTTTAATGATCCTGTGGAAGCTATTAATGCAGTAATCAATGAAGGGTATAGATGTGATCTTCTTGTTTCAGATATCATTATGCCAAAGTATAATGGGAAAGAGATCTACATACTTCTAAAAGAAATGATTGATGATCTTAAAGTAATATTTATTTCCGGCTATTCTGAAGATGTCATAAAGGACACACTGGATAAAAGTGATGCGTGTTTTATTCAAAAGCCTTTCGATTCGTATATTCTTGCCGCAAAGATAAAAGAGATTATGAATAAGAAATAATTATGTTTGATAGGAGCTTATGAGTGGGGTAAAAATTCTGCTTGTGGATGATGAGGTGAGTGTCACAAAGGCACTCATAAGGGAGCTTATGATGGTGGATGCTGAGGTAGTCTCCTTCAATTCAGCTCTGGATGCACTAAAATATATTGAAAAGGAGCCGGTTGATATTATAATTTCTGATGTGTTAATGCCGGAAATGGATGGAATAACTTTCTTAGGAATAGTAAAAGAGAAATATCCACATAATATAAGGATAATACTTAGTGGTCATGTGGACATAAATAAAGTTATGGTGGCTCTTTATTCGGGAGTGGCAAATGATTATCTTCCTAAACCATGGGATAAAAATAAAATTTTGGACAAGATAGAACTGTATATCAAATTACAAAAAAGTTTAAACAATATGGAAATTATCAATTATATCAAAAATATGTCAAAATTACCAACATTACCTTCGATAATGTATGAAATTCAGATGTCAATCCAGAAAGAGGTTCCTCTTAATAAGATTGCAGAATTAATTGAGAAAGATCCGGTGATGACATCAAAACTTTTGCACGTGGTTAATTCTGCTTTTTACGGTTTAAAAAACGTGAATGGTATTACACAGGTACTAAGTTTTTTAGGTATTAATACTGTCATGGACATTATATTAATCACAAGTCTTACCGGGGGTGGAATTACAGATAGCTATACCTTAGATGAACTAAATAATATTGCTTTGAGGTCATTTAGAATAAATAAAGCCATGCAAAGGTATGGAATTGTAAAAAAAATACAAGAACACGAGATTATTACATCTTCTATTGGTGTTGTTCATGACATAGGTAAGATAATCATACTCAAAAATGATAAAGAAAGCTATATTCAGATAAAAAACACTATGAAGAATAATCCGGGTATCACATTTTATGAGGCGGAGCTAATGTTGAAAAGGGATGGTATCACCCATCAGGAGATAGGAGCCTACTTTCTAAGAATGTGGAATTTTGGTACAAAGTATGTGGATATAGCCCTTAACCACAACAACCGAGATATTAAAGGAGATAATAGTGAAATGATAAAGATTTTATACAATTGCTGCAGATTGGTGGATCATTATATAAATGTGGGTGAATATGATAAAAGTAAAATTGATTTTTTGACGGAAGATGAGTATAATAAAATGAAAATGTTTGTGATGGATGAATAAATATGATGATGAAAATGGAAGAAGCAGGTGTTTTATTCGTGGATGACGAAGAACAGATCCTTAAATCTATAAAGAGGAGGGTGATAGATCAGCCCTTTCCTTCATATTTTGCTGAAAGTGTGGAGAACGCTCTAAGAATTATAGAAAATAATGATATTGCGGTTGTTGTTACAGATTTGAAGATGCCTAATATCAACGGAGTGGAGTTTTTAAAGATTTTAGGTGATAAATATCCTGATATAGTAAAAATTGTGCTGTCAGGATTCTTTGAAATGTCTACTATTTTAGCAGCAGTAAAATCCGGGCAGGTTTTCTCTTTCCTTACTAAGCCATGGAAATTTGAAGAGGAGCTTTTTCCTGCAATATACAATGCAATAAACAAGTATCTTCTGGTAAACCAAAAAAGATATTTAGAAGATGAGGTAAAAAAACTAAAACAGGAATTAGATGAAAAAAATAGCATTGTAGAAACATTTAATATAAATATCCCAGATGAAAAAGAATCCAATGTTTTTGAACAGCTATTATTAAAAACAAAATTGTATATTGAGAAATCAAACTTAATTCTGTCTAATCTCATAAAAAATAGGCCTAACGAGCAGATAAAGGCTATAGTGGACGATGGGGTCAGGATTAATTTTGTAATTAAAAAACTTCTTGAGAAAAGTAAGAAAAATGAATGATGTAAAGATACTTTTTGTAGATGAAGAGGAAAAAGTGTTTAATTCATTTAAACGGGAGGTCTCTTTTTTGCCAGTGGATCTTTACTATGCTGGAAATGGTGAGGAAGCATTGAAAATTCTTGAGGAACAAAATATAGATCTACTTATTTCTGATGAAAGGATGACAGGAATAACAGGTTCAGAGCTTATATCAATAGTGAGAGAACGTTTCCCCATGGTGGTTAGTATAATAATTACCGGATATGCTGATTTTGATTCTATTATAAAAGCAGTAAACTCCGGGCAGGTTTGTAAATATATTTTAAAACCATGGAATAAACTGGAGCTCATAATGACGATAAAAAATGCAATTGAGTATAAGAGGGACAAAGAATTGATTTTAAATTTGAAATCCCAGCTTAGGGAAAAAGAGGATTTACTTTCAAGTTTGGAGAAAAGATACCCAGGTATATCCTCTGTAAAAAAAGATAAAGAAGGCAACGTTATATTAGATCTGGAGGGATAGATGAGTAAAAATGCACTTGATATCATAAAAGATATTTTTGGAGATGCAATAAATATCACACCCAATATCTACCTTCTTCTGGATGATCATTATAATATTTTATTTGCAAATGGTAGTTTTCTTAAAAAATTTAAATTTACCGACGCTAGAGATGTCGTTGGTAAAAAAATTTCCGATATAATAAAATCGTCGTCTATTCAAACGTTTTTAACGAAGATTAGAGATGAAGAGTATGTTTATAACTATGAGCTTATTGTGGGTGAAGAAGAACAGATTTTTTTTACTGCTAATGTTTATAACAAATTTATCGACAATCGATTTTTTTACCTTTTAATGATGAGGGATACTAGTGAAGATGTAAAAAGGGAGATGGAGCTTCACAGATTGACAATGGAGCTTGAGGATGCCAAAGATGAGATTTTAAAATCTCGGGAAAAATTGGTTCAACAGGAGAAGCTCGTTTCCATAGGCATGCTTGCTGCGGGTATTGCCCATGAAATAAATAATCCTTTGGGCTTTATCAAGAGTAATTTTGAAACACTTGTGGGTTATGCAAAGATGCTACTTTCTGCAATAGATAAAATGAATGAACTTATAGTAGAAAATCAAGAGATTGTGGCAGGATTTAATCAAGTGAAAAAATCAAACAAGATCGATTTTATAGCTGAGGATCTGGGTGATCTGGAGAAAGATAGCGAAGGGGGATTTAAAAGAATTATAGATATAATAAATGCACTCAGAAATTTTTCTCGTCAGGAGATGGACAAGAAGGATCTATATTTATTGTCTGAGATAATTGAGGAGTCTCTTACAATAACACACAATAAAACAAAACATGTTGCCCAGGTGGAGAAAGATATCAATGGGGATTTGGAGATAGTGTGCAGTAAGACAGAGATCGTTCAAGTTTTGATAAATCTGATCGTTAATGCTGCCCATGCTCTTGAAGAGGTCGAGAAAGAAAATAAAAGGATAATAGTCAGAGGTTATACAGATGGTCAGTATGCTGTTATTGAAGTGGAAGATAATGGGCCAGGTATACCAAAACATATAAAAAATAAGATTTTTGACCCATTCTTCACCACAAAGCCTGTGGGAAAAGGTACTGGGTTGGGATTGTATATATCTTACGATATTGTTGTTAATAAGCATAGTGGAATGTTGGAGATGGAAACGGCGGAGGGGGTAGGTACCACTTTTAGGATAAAAATACCTAAAAATTTGGAATCCAAAAAGATTAAAGTCCTTGTTGTGGATGATTTTGAGTCTGTGGCCGATGCATTGGCGAATGGTTTGAATGCTACTGATAAATATGTGGCAGAAATCTCCACCAGTGGTTTTGATGCCGGGGTAAAAATACATTCTATGAAGCCTGATGTGGTGTTGCTCGACTATCATATGCCGGGGATTAATGGTTATGATGTTGCAAAAAAGATTAAAGAATCTAAAGATACTAAGGATATAAAAATAATAGTATATTCCGGTAATTTTGATAAGGAGATTATAAAAAATCTTAAATCATTGGGCGTGGATTATATACTCCATAAGCCTTTTTTTGTCAGTGAACTTTGCCAGATCATAGACGCTATAATGGTGGGTGGAACAGATGGAAATAGTTAAAAATGAATTGGAAAAACTGGTAAATGAGAATATCGATTTTTTAGTAGAAAATATCCTTGACAATTTTAAAGACTATGAATTTGCAGAATATCTTCCTCGAAATAAGGAATTGGTAAAAAATATTTTATTAAGAATTGTTCCCCTGATTAATGAGTTGATAAAAAAAAGTTTTGACAGAATTAATATTGAAGATATCCAAAATAATGATGTACTCGATTTTATAAAAAATGAAGTACTTAATCATTATACAAGAGGTATCGCTTTAGAAAATTTTTTAAATTTTTTATATATTATTTACGAATCTTTGGATGCTTTATTTTATGAAAAATACAAAAATAACTTAGATTATTGTAATAGTTTATCTAAATTTTTAAGAAATTGCTTTTTTAGTATAGTAAAAGAGATTATTAAATATTGGAATGAACTTAAGTATCCTCAGTTGAATAAAGCTATCCTAAAAGAGAATTTAAGCTTAATTTCTCTAAAAAAGACTCAAGAACTAAGAGAAACTTTATTGAACAGTATCTTGACTTTTCTGGGTGGAATTTTCTTCATAGTTGACAAAGAATTGAATGTTGTTTTTATAAGTGGTGAATTCTCTGAAAAATTCGGTTTATCAGCTGATAAAATAAAAAACCTTTATGATTTCCATGAAAAATTTCATCGTTGTAAAAGTAATTTTTGTCCAATTATAGATGGAATTAAGAGAGATGTTGGGCATGAATTTGTGGAGGCATTTACTCTGGCAGATGGAAGGGAATCTATCTTTAAAGTGAGGATGCTTAAGGATATTGTGGTAGATGGGAAAATATGGAAGATTATAGTAATGGACGATCTATCCAGCAATTTAGAACGTTTAGATTCAATTTTGTTTTCTGAGATCGCAAATGCAGCGGAGTTATCCATAGTGTTGACAGATATATCTGGCCATATTGAATATGTGAATAGATTTTTTGAAAAAACTACAGGATATACCGCCAGTGAATCGATTGGTCAAAACCCAAAGATTTTAAAAAGTGGTGCTCATGATGAACATTTTTATAAAGAATTATGGGATAATATTTTGTCCGGAAAGATTTGGAAAGGCAAGTTTAAAAATAAAAGGAAAGATGGCAGTTTTTACTATGAAAAGGCTGTAATCGTACCTATAAAAGATGTGTCTGGAAATATACTAAAATTTGTGGCTATGAAAGAAGATATTACAAAACAGGTAGAGCTGGAAATGCAGGTGTACATATCCCAAAGGTATGAATATCTCAATAGGCTTGTGGGAAGATTTGCACATGACCTTAACAATGTATTGACGTATCTGTATGCATTAAATGATGAGATAGAAAGTAGCATAGACGATAATAAGATTAAAGAACTGATAGTGGGGAATAAGAATGCTCTTATGAAAATTGCTGATATGATAAAAAGCCTGTCATCTTTTTCAAGACGTGACCATCTGGAGATGGAAAAGACAACTGTAAAAGATATTTATGAAGATTTAATGAAGATAAATAAAAGGCTTATTCCCACAAATATTGCTATTTTAGTGGATTTTTCTGATGCCTCTTATGTGAATGTGGATAAGATGTTGATGCAACAGGTATTGTACAATATTATTGTTAATGCAAAAGATGCAGTTTTAAAAAAGTTTGGTTCTGCTGAAGGCGGTAGGATAGGTATTGTTTCGGAAAAGATAGCAATTGATTCCTCTTA is part of the Calditerrivibrio nitroreducens DSM 19672 genome and harbors:
- a CDS encoding hybrid sensor histidine kinase/response regulator; this encodes MDKKIKILIVEDNENDIELMFREIKNVIFSYESCVCRDKDTLEHLLKEFQPDVVLSDYSIGSSFNGLEVIKIVKNIDRFIPVIIISGSIGEEIAVDCLKSGAGDYILKDRLKKLPYSILELIEKEKIRKEKDLLFERLKESNERYSSMFENSKIPMLLLDPDNDLKILEANDAAVRLYGYTKDEFKNLSVFDLNTLPKDEVTRLANKARNESQFFFDFQHCIKNGEHIFVNVYSGPVKFGEKVCLLSFIVNITEKKLLERKNKKLEEHINHLNRVESLGRLAATIAHDFNNILTPIISYSDMGVESTEEGSVANEYFRQIRNAADKAASLTRQILAVGRKQILAFKKVDIKNFFSEIHNMLHRLVREDIEFKINISDKSLIANIDTGQISQVLINMIVNAVDAVKNSEVKKIIIDVDNCSISKRMVEEKFIDLQPGEYILIEISDTGCGIPKEDLKKIFEPFYTTKLDSGGSGLGLAISFGIIKQHKGDLAVYSEVGKGTTFKIYIPAEQGKIDLEENEKKYDDIGKLDLDVMLVEDNKFVSDSISKGLQRFGCRVVTFNDPVEAINAVINEGYRCDLLVSDIIMPKYNGKEIYILLKEMIDDLKVIFISGYSEDVIKDTLDKSDACFIQKPFDSYILAAKIKEIMNKK
- a CDS encoding HDOD domain-containing protein, with protein sequence MSGVKILLVDDEVSVTKALIRELMMVDAEVVSFNSALDALKYIEKEPVDIIISDVLMPEMDGITFLGIVKEKYPHNIRIILSGHVDINKVMVALYSGVANDYLPKPWDKNKILDKIELYIKLQKSLNNMEIINYIKNMSKLPTLPSIMYEIQMSIQKEVPLNKIAELIEKDPVMTSKLLHVVNSAFYGLKNVNGITQVLSFLGINTVMDIILITSLTGGGITDSYTLDELNNIALRSFRINKAMQRYGIVKKIQEHEIITSSIGVVHDIGKIIILKNDKESYIQIKNTMKNNPGITFYEAELMLKRDGITHQEIGAYFLRMWNFGTKYVDIALNHNNRDIKGDNSEMIKILYNCCRLVDHYINVGEYDKSKIDFLTEDEYNKMKMFVMDE
- a CDS encoding response regulator; this translates as MMMKMEEAGVLFVDDEEQILKSIKRRVIDQPFPSYFAESVENALRIIENNDIAVVVTDLKMPNINGVEFLKILGDKYPDIVKIVLSGFFEMSTILAAVKSGQVFSFLTKPWKFEEELFPAIYNAINKYLLVNQKRYLEDEVKKLKQELDEKNSIVETFNINIPDEKESNVFEQLLLKTKLYIEKSNLILSNLIKNRPNEQIKAIVDDGVRINFVIKKLLEKSKKNE
- a CDS encoding response regulator produces the protein MNDVKILFVDEEEKVFNSFKREVSFLPVDLYYAGNGEEALKILEEQNIDLLISDERMTGITGSELISIVRERFPMVVSIIITGYADFDSIIKAVNSGQVCKYILKPWNKLELIMTIKNAIEYKRDKELILNLKSQLREKEDLLSSLEKRYPGISSVKKDKEGNVILDLEG
- a CDS encoding hybrid sensor histidine kinase/response regulator; protein product: MSKNALDIIKDIFGDAINITPNIYLLLDDHYNILFANGSFLKKFKFTDARDVVGKKISDIIKSSSIQTFLTKIRDEEYVYNYELIVGEEEQIFFTANVYNKFIDNRFFYLLMMRDTSEDVKREMELHRLTMELEDAKDEILKSREKLVQQEKLVSIGMLAAGIAHEINNPLGFIKSNFETLVGYAKMLLSAIDKMNELIVENQEIVAGFNQVKKSNKIDFIAEDLGDLEKDSEGGFKRIIDIINALRNFSRQEMDKKDLYLLSEIIEESLTITHNKTKHVAQVEKDINGDLEIVCSKTEIVQVLINLIVNAAHALEEVEKENKRIIVRGYTDGQYAVIEVEDNGPGIPKHIKNKIFDPFFTTKPVGKGTGLGLYISYDIVVNKHSGMLEMETAEGVGTTFRIKIPKNLESKKIKVLVVDDFESVADALANGLNATDKYVAEISTSGFDAGVKIHSMKPDVVLLDYHMPGINGYDVAKKIKESKDTKDIKIIVYSGNFDKEIIKNLKSLGVDYILHKPFFVSELCQIIDAIMVGGTDGNS
- a CDS encoding hybrid sensor histidine kinase/response regulator, whose translation is MEIVKNELEKLVNENIDFLVENILDNFKDYEFAEYLPRNKELVKNILLRIVPLINELIKKSFDRINIEDIQNNDVLDFIKNEVLNHYTRGIALENFLNFLYIIYESLDALFYEKYKNNLDYCNSLSKFLRNCFFSIVKEIIKYWNELKYPQLNKAILKENLSLISLKKTQELRETLLNSILTFLGGIFFIVDKELNVVFISGEFSEKFGLSADKIKNLYDFHEKFHRCKSNFCPIIDGIKRDVGHEFVEAFTLADGRESIFKVRMLKDIVVDGKIWKIIVMDDLSSNLERLDSILFSEIANAAELSIVLTDISGHIEYVNRFFEKTTGYTASESIGQNPKILKSGAHDEHFYKELWDNILSGKIWKGKFKNKRKDGSFYYEKAVIVPIKDVSGNILKFVAMKEDITKQVELEMQVYISQRYEYLNRLVGRFAHDLNNVLTYLYALNDEIESSIDDNKIKELIVGNKNALMKIADMIKSLSSFSRRDHLEMEKTTVKDIYEDLMKINKRLIPTNIAILVDFSDASYVNVDKMLMQQVLYNIIVNAKDAVLKKFGSAEGGRIGIVSEKIAIDSSYKVKISEFETLTVKVGSYISIRVSDNGVGIPKEHIYNIFEPFFTNNSNNQKVGLGLSAAYGIVKQHNGYIFVDSTEGIGTNVTIFLPEYKEIIKDDKVEFKEENTKIYKLPPLTVMIVDDEPEILNYIEKVVSVAGGKVNKFDNYKSAEEFLRSANELDFIIVDYILKDGNGLRLFEKARDKFLKLKTIVISGQADSNLKQHPEFNKGFLFLRKPFKGSTLINLMKFFLESYKI